The genomic segment GCTGTTCAGCCGCTTCTTCATCCTCCTGCCCTGGATCCTGATCGTCATCATCATGCTCGACGTGGACACGCGCAGGCCCGCGCCCCCGCTCACCTCGCGCCCCTACTTCGCGCCCTATTCCGGGGGCCGCGGGGGCGCCCGGCTCCCGCTCCGCCGGGGCGGCCCGGGCCGCGGCCGCGAGCCACGCAACGAATCGTGGCCgcggccgcggccgccgccgcccgaGCCGCCGCTGCCCACCATCTATGCCATCACGCCCACTTACAGCCGCCCGGTGCAGAAGGCCGAGCTGACCCGCCTGGCCAACACGTTCCGCCAGGTGGCGCAGCTGCACTGGATCCTGGTGGAGGACGCGGCGGCGCGCAGCGAGCTGGTGAGCCGCTTCCTGGCGCGCGCGGGGCTGCCCAGCACTCACCTGCACGTCCCCACGCCCCGGCGCTACAAGCGGCCCGGGCTGCCGCGCGCTACCGAGCAGCGCAACGCCGGCCTCGCCTGGCTGCGCCAGAGGCACGGGCACCAGCGCGCGCAGCCCGGCGTGCTCTTCTTCGCCGACGACGACAACACCTACAGTCTGGAGCTCTTTCAGGAGGTAGCGGCAAGCCAGGGCGGGCGGGAGGACACCCCATTGGGCTGGTCCCGCCACGGCTGCCCTTCCCCGCGCGCCCACTCGGGACTCCAGGCGCAGCGCCGCGGCTTGCGCTGATCCCCCGGGGTTGCAGGAGGGTGGGAGGACCTCCGGGACTTCTGAAGAGAGTCTGGCGGGGGCTTTGCTTccccccttcccccccaccccaacacacacacagagacacacacacacactcaccggCCCCGCTATTGGGCTGAAGCGGTGGTGCAGCTGTGAGGCTCCTGTAGGATTTCTAGAAACTGGGCTCTGGCCGGCCTGAGGATGGAGCCCCGAGAAGCTAGGCTACAAGGAGAGGGGTTCTGCGCCCTGGGGGCAGGCTAGGTGGTCTCTGACGGCCTTTTCAGTGCACGCAGATGTGATTCTGAGTCTAGAGCCATATCAGGAGGACGCTGAAGATGGTGACCAAGAATCAGCCAGACACCCATTTCCCTGTTACAGTTTGCTGGGCTGGAAATGGTTACTAGTGAAAACACTGACTTCTAGGGAGTTCTTCCCCACCATCTCTCCCTGTACCCCACAAAGGCCCTTCTTGACTCTAAAGATGACCTCCTTTTCGAAGAATCCTTCTGGCAACTGAGTTTAGGACTGCCCTTCCTGCCCTGTGGTTCTGTTTTTTCACAGCCCGAGGTTATCAGCAGGACTGCCGGGTTCCTTCTCCTGACCCTTTTCGAGGCCCCTCTTTGGCCACTTTTCCACCGGCCATTACTGCTTGGTCCTTGCCGTGAGGTCCCCAGCACAGCCTGGCCGCTGGTGCTAGAATGGCAGTGTCCCTTGGAGCTCACAGTTACACAAAGCCAGCAGGCACCGGGTTGGAACAGGTGTTTGTCCCTGAGGCTGGTGCTTTGCAGCCTGAgtgtgtgcgcatgcatgtgCGTTCAGCGAATGAGGCTGGGTTGCCTGGTTTTGACAGTTTTCttgttagttagttcagtcactcagtcgtgtccgactttttgcgaccccatgaatcgcagcacgccaggcctccctgttcatcaccatctcccggagttcactcagactcacgtccatcgagtcagtgatgccatctagccatctcatcctaggtagtccccttctcctcctgcccccaatctctcccagcatcagagtcttttccaatgagtcagctgttcacatgaggtggccaaagtactggagcttcagctttagcatcattccttccaaagaaatcccagggttgatctccttcagaatggactggttggatctccttgcagtccaaggggccctcaagagtcttctccaacaccacagttcaaaggcatcaattgatgcgtttgaactgtggtgttgtttTCTTGTTCCTCCTCCACAAATATAGCAGGAAAAGACCTTGGACTTTTTGACATGCCTTGGGACTGTTGCCTTCCTCTTCCCCAAATCCCAGACATCCTGACTCTGAGACTCCaccatcccttcccttcccctaaGTAAACTGGGTGATCTGTATGTCTAGACATCCCCCCACCCTCCGccccggtggtgctagtgataacaagcccgcctgccaatgatgGAGGCATAAGAGaggcgggtttgatctctgggtcaggaatatcccctggaggagggcatggcaacccactccagtatttttgcctggagcatcccatggacagaggaacctggagagttacagtccacaggatcgcacgAAGTCGGACAgtactgaagcaaattagcacactCTTCACAGCAATCACAAACGTCCCATGCTTTCATCCTAATATCTCCATTTGGCTTTCATAACCTCAGGATAGAGCTATTCTGTGTCtctccagcttcatttttctgCCTATGTAgctttaaaaatccatttcttgGCGTCAATTGTTGCCTTCATTTCTGTTCATCCTCTCTTGCTTCTTGACTGAAAGGACCAGTAAttgctctcctctcctctcttccatGCTTTCATGATGGAGGGCTTTCTTCCTGTATTTCTTCTGAAGAAATCAATTAGCTTGTCATTGTATGGTATGGTCTTCATTATAACCAAGATTCAAAAtatcagctgatttttttaagttggg from the Budorcas taxicolor isolate Tak-1 chromosome 14, Takin1.1, whole genome shotgun sequence genome contains:
- the B3GAT2 gene encoding galactosylgalactosylxylosylprotein 3-beta-glucuronosyltransferase 2 — encoded protein: MKSVLFSRFFILLPWILIVIIMLDVDTRRPAPPLTSRPYFAPYSGGRGGARLPLRRGGPGRGREPRNESWPRPRPPPPEPPLPTIYAITPTYSRPVQKAELTRLANTFRQVAQLHWILVEDAAARSELVSRFLARAGLPSTHLHVPTPRRYKRPGLPRATEQRNAGLAWLRQRHGHQRAQPGVLFFADDDNTYSLELFQEMRTTRKVSVWPVGLVGGRRYERPLVENGKVVGWYTGWRADRPFAIDMAGFAVSLQVILSNPKAVFKRRGSQPGMQESDFLRQITTVEELEPKANNCTKVLVWHTRTEKVNLANEPKYHLDTVTIEV